ATCTTTTTAGTTTATGATTAAAAGACCATGTAGACCAAGATAAAAGTGCACAAAATATTGATCATTAACTCATAACAAGTGAAGATAAATGTTGCAGAATGTCAGAAATGATCTTATAATTTTACATGAACCATATTGCATACTGTGCAAACTGTCCTCATTCAGAAAGATAATTTTAGCCATATTTCATTTTATTGATTATTTTAACATTTAATTTCTGGTTATACAATTGGTATTAAAATCTGAGATTAGTTTCTGCACTAGTAGTATTATATTCTTTTAAACCCATTTTTCTATCTTCTATCCTTCccccctgctccccccccccacccccccccccccccccccccccccccccccgcccacgtTCCTGCGTTTCCCTTCAGCCAGACAGCGACAGTCTGCAGTAAATGGCCTTTCCTCGGGGATTGTCCTAGCTGCTCTGTATTGGCCAATCAGGGTCTCAGATGGTTTGCTGAAGGCTTGGTGAGGCTGACAacttccaggacagggacacTCCCAGTGATAGAGGCTCAGATCTGAGTGAACGTTCTGGAGGGGATGTCCTATCATCCCTCAGTAAGTCCTCAGGGACACAGAATTaagctgttggttcatttgaAGGGTCTGCAGTGATTGTTGGCCCTCTCCCAACTGTCACATTTGGGAACTCTTTCACCCAATGGGATCCTTTCTGTGAAAAGGCAGCAAGTGAAGAAGGGTTTTATTCCAGTCTCTAGAGGCTGGATTGGATATCGTTAacacaccatcatcaccatcgaAAGAGGAGCAGTCACATGCTCAGACTATCACTGAGACCAATGGTGCTTTCACCTAAAGTGTACTGCTCCTATAATAAAGTGTTCAGCATCATGATAAAGCACATATTTTCATTTATATTTGGATATCAGTTTAACTCACTGTGATCCAGACCACACTAGAACTCAATGAGGGGAAAATTAGAGCGAGCCACTTGGTGTAAATGGGGTGAAGCTGTGTGGGATCCTCAATAACAACCAGAACCTGGGGTTTGGTGATATTCACAAAACAAGCCCTGATTGTGATGGTAACTCAGTCCGAAGCAGGGGGCAGTGCTGCATCTTTTGGCCCTGACTGAAATAGGTCAGAAGAGAAACAAAGGGGAAGGTTTACTTTTTTAGGGGCATGAATCCCCCACCAAAACCTAAAATGATAACTTGGAGCTTCCCTACAATGTCCTTTTCCACCACATTCTTTTTTTCATCCCAATGCGATATTCCCAGAATCTCTTTCGAAACACTCACCTGAATATTGACAGCCAGCACATGAATGCAGTTGGGAATTTAAAATACGCCGAGACAGATATTAGCACAGAGgcaaaaacagaacttgctggaaaagctcagcatgtctgaggaagggtcacctgacctgaaactttaaccctgatttctctccacagatgctgccagacctgctaacttAAGTTTCCAAGGTATTACCTCAGTGACATCTAACAACTCTTAGATGCCTCCATTGAAATTCAAACATGGAGCAAATATAACCAGGAATTAGAAACATCCCAATTTGTGGGGAAAAGGCTACTGTCTGAGGTCTTTCCATCTCAATGTATTGAGTAGCTGTTCATCTATAGAAGCCAGGTATCCCAAGCTCAGTAGGTCTGAGGAATGGTCTCTCGagtcgaaacgttaactctgatttctctacacaaatgctgccagacctactgagcttttccagcaaattctgtttttgtttctgattgacagcatctgcaattcttttgaTTTCTAATGAGCAGCGAAGGTTCAGTTTTGAAACTCCTTCACCAAACACTTAAAACCAAACTGGAGTTAAAATCAGTCACATGTACTGTTTATAATTGGATTTAAAACAGTTTGAATCAGTTAATATGAATCCCAAAAAACTtaaatgtttttgtttctttccaCACAGAGCAATAACTCTTAGGTGTCAGAAACTAATGGTTAGTTCACCAGTGAGGACAACATTCCTGAATAAAGCAGACGTTTAGAATAACTAAAATACAATTAGCCATCTGAAAATTATACGCAGGAATAATATGCTCAATTGAAAAATATCTAAGCAAAATGTAAGTGAAGTGGATACCAGGTAAAAGCTGATTATAGATCAGAGAGTATTAATTCATCTTTCAGCTGAACTTTAGCTGGCAAGTTCATTACTGAACTAGATAGAAAGACGTAATTCACAAAGGGCACTGAGATATTCTTCATTGCCTTGATCAAATTGCAAGGCCTTTTCAAAGTATTCAACAGCTTTGCGCTTCTTCCCATCCAGTTGATGCAGGAAGCCAAGAGCACCAAgggcctcgctatctcgtggatTCCTGTGAAGTCGTCGTGTTGTGGTCCTCTCCAAATTTTCACGGCATTTTTGTCTTTCTATGGAATTGTAATTGACTTTCATTCCTTCCAGAAAATGGGCGATGGCTTTTGATTCTGCTcttttctggaacagttgaaatAATCCAGCTTGTAAACATATTGCTTGCCTATTCTCTGGACGGATGTCTTTCAGTTTCAGGAGATTGTTGTAGATCTTCTCTGCTTCAGGAAACTCTTCATTTAGTGAACATATTCCTGCAAAATCCAGTTGTGCCCTAATAAAGGTTAATGGCCGAGGCTCGAAAGCATTTTTAAAATGGGACTTGCAAAGTTTGATCAGTTCAGCTTTCTGTTGAAAAGCAGGATTTTTAGGGTTTTTGCTGAGTGGATTTTTGAGCAATGACATTAGTTTCTTTCTGTAACACAGACCGATTTGATGGTGTAAAAAGGTAGAGTTTGGCGTAATTTCCATTGCTGTCTTCAACACTTTCAAAGCTTTTTCAACATCTCCTTTGATTCTGTAAAACTTTGCTGCATATCGAAGCACGTGTGGGAGATCAGGAGACTTTTGCAACGCTCGTTCAACTAATGTGGTTGCTTCCCCCTCTTGACTTAACTCTTGTAGTTTTAAAGCTAACAACACCATGGCTTCAGCATGATCAGGATCAAGCTCCAGCACACGTCTAAACTGtttcattgattgagtgggttcatgACTCTCAGGGGTTCCAGAAAACGCTTCCAGACGATACAGAACAGTGGCATAGCCAATATTCCACTCAATGTTGTCAGGATCTTTCTCTAGTGCCTTTTTAAAACATTCCTTTGCCTCTTCATAATATTGGCCAGCAGATTTCAACAGTGACAAACCCTTCTCCCCGTAAACCTCAGGTATCATTGCTGTAAACCGAGAGGCTTCAGGAAATAGTTTACAGACTGTCTCCAGCTTGTCGAGGTAGGACTGAGCCTCCTCCAGTCGGTCCATGTGATAATAAACCCAGGCATAGTTTCCATAGGTGACCAAGATTCTTTTCTCAAATTCATCTTCATGTCTCTCCTTCAGAATCCTTTCAGCTTCCTTTAAATTCTGAATTGCCTCTTCACAGTTTCCTTGCAGACAGTTTATAAAAGCCAATTGATTGTAGCACCTAGCTTGATATTTCACACTTGTCTGTATTGTATCTTCTAATCTTTGTTTCATATCATCCAAGTCAATGTTTTCTTTCTGTGGAGTCCATGTGAAGTGACATTGAAGCTGATTGAGACTCACTTTCAACGCATCCTTCTGTGTGGCGCTGCAAGACAGTAAAATTCATCTGATATTAACTTACATTTTCCCTGCCTTCCAACCAGTTCCTTTATCTAAACATTGCTCCTGTTTTTTGGACGCAGTGACTATGGAACCTCTGGTCATCTAAGATCAAAGATCATCTAAGCAAATCTCTGAGCAAAATGAAATAATTTAATTTATAACCTTATCAGTTCTTACACTTGTCTCCTTTCTGCTGACTGATCTGCTATCTGCTAACTTCTTAATCTTCACCAAATGcacatctgaaccatctccaactCCAAATATCTGAAGAGGAGCATGGGTTCAAGTATCCAGTAGGCCTGttggatttattcaatgcatcTCCTTCTCTTCCCTCATTccactcagcactgtcctcatgacctgtctcacctgtcaatcttccttcccacctatccgctccaccctcctctctgacctatcaccttcacccccacctccatctacctattgcactcttagctaccttctccatggcccccctcccctcccatttatctgtccaccccccaaggctctcagcctcattcttgatgaaggacgtttgcctgaaatgtcgattttcttgctcctcggatgctgcctgaattgctgtgcttttccagcaccactcgaatcttgactcagttctaaaggggagtcccttcactctgaggccatGTCCTCAGATCCCAGTCTCTGCTtcttgtggaaacatcttctccatgtccactctatccaggcctctcagtatcctGTTGAGTTTTAAAGAGATAACAGATGTAAACACATattaaatgacaccaaaattggaggtgcagtggacagcgaagattacaatgggatcttgatcagatgggccaatggactgaggagtggcagatggcgtttaatttcgataaatgggaggtgctgcattttggaaaaacaaatcagtgcaggacttaatacacttaatggtaaggtcctgggaagtgttgctgaacaaagaaaccttggagtgcggttcacaattccttgaaagtggagtcgcaggtagatagatagcaggtagaaggcatttggtatgctttcctttaataaTCAGAACA
Above is a genomic segment from Chiloscyllium punctatum isolate Juve2018m chromosome 38, sChiPun1.3, whole genome shotgun sequence containing:
- the LOC140463597 gene encoding interferon-induced protein with tetratricopeptide repeats 5-like; the protein is MMSATQKDALKVSLNQLQCHFTWTPQKENIDLDDMKQRLEDTIQTSVKYQARCYNQLAFINCLQGNCEEAIQNLKEAERILKERHEDEFEKRILVTYGNYAWVYYHMDRLEEAQSYLDKLETVCKLFPEASRFTAMIPEVYGEKGLSLLKSAGQYYEEAKECFKKALEKDPDNIEWNIGYATVLYRLEAFSGTPESHEPTQSMKQFRRVLELDPDHAEAMVLLALKLQELSQEGEATTLVERALQKSPDLPHVLRYAAKFYRIKGDVEKALKVLKTAMEITPNSTFLHHQIGLCYRKKLMSLLKNPLSKNPKNPAFQQKAELIKLCKSHFKNAFEPRPLTFIRAQLDFAGICSLNEEFPEAEKIYNNLLKLKDIRPENRQAICLQAGLFQLFQKRAESKAIAHFLEGMKVNYNSIERQKCRENLERTTTRRLHRNPRDSEALGALGFLHQLDGKKRKAVEYFEKALQFDQGNEEYLSALCELRLSI